A section of the Amycolatopsis sp. AA4 genome encodes:
- a CDS encoding GH1 family beta-glucosidase has product MDHPTFPPGFLWGVSTSAFQIEGATAEGGRGPSIWDTFTAAEGKIARGEDAKVAADHYHRYSEDIALMADLGVGAYRMSIAWPRIQPDGAGKPNAEGLSYYDKLIDEVCAAGIAPAITLYHWDTPQPIEDKGGWLSRDTAYRFAEYATIVGEHFADRAKLWIPLNEPMVMSIYGYAIGEYAPGQTLLLDALPTAHYQNLAHGLAVQALRAAGATGIGTANNHSPVWPEHDTAADREAADWLDALINRTFADPMLLGSYPEQVHPHLPDNFADDLATIAQPLDFYGVNYYEPQGATAPGEGNPLPFELRPIEGYPRTTNDSPIVPQALRELLVSFHERYREHLPPIQITENGCSFADEPAADGTVPDPERIEFLASHLQALREAMEAGVDVRGYFVWSLLDNFEWSKGYAPRFGLVHVDYETQRRTPKDSFSWYRKLVRHE; this is encoded by the coding sequence GTGGACCATCCGACCTTCCCGCCCGGCTTCCTGTGGGGTGTCTCGACCTCGGCGTTCCAGATCGAGGGGGCGACGGCCGAGGGCGGTCGCGGACCGTCCATCTGGGACACGTTCACCGCCGCCGAAGGCAAGATCGCCCGGGGCGAGGACGCCAAGGTAGCGGCTGACCACTACCACCGCTACTCCGAGGACATCGCCCTGATGGCCGACCTCGGCGTCGGCGCCTACCGGATGTCGATCGCCTGGCCGCGCATCCAGCCCGACGGCGCCGGAAAGCCCAACGCGGAAGGACTTTCCTACTACGACAAGCTGATCGACGAGGTCTGCGCGGCCGGAATCGCCCCGGCGATCACCCTGTACCACTGGGACACCCCGCAGCCGATCGAGGACAAGGGCGGCTGGCTCTCCCGTGACACCGCCTACCGCTTCGCCGAATACGCCACGATCGTGGGCGAGCATTTCGCCGATCGGGCGAAACTCTGGATCCCGCTCAACGAGCCGATGGTCATGTCGATCTACGGCTACGCCATCGGCGAGTACGCGCCCGGCCAGACCCTTCTGCTCGACGCGCTCCCCACCGCCCACTACCAGAACCTCGCCCACGGCCTGGCGGTGCAGGCGCTGCGTGCGGCGGGCGCGACCGGCATCGGCACCGCGAACAACCACTCGCCGGTCTGGCCCGAACACGACACCGCCGCCGACCGCGAGGCCGCCGACTGGCTCGACGCGCTGATCAACCGCACCTTCGCCGACCCGATGCTGCTCGGCAGCTACCCCGAACAAGTCCACCCGCACCTGCCGGACAACTTCGCCGACGACCTCGCCACGATCGCGCAGCCGCTCGATTTCTACGGCGTCAACTACTACGAACCCCAAGGCGCGACCGCCCCCGGCGAGGGCAACCCGCTGCCGTTCGAACTACGCCCGATCGAGGGCTATCCGAGGACCACCAACGACTCGCCGATCGTCCCGCAGGCGCTGCGCGAACTGCTGGTGTCCTTCCACGAGCGCTACCGCGAACACCTCCCGCCCATCCAGATCACCGAAAACGGCTGCAGTTTCGCCGACGAACCCGCCGCCGACGGCACCGTTCCCGACCCCGAACGGATCGAATTCCTCGCCAGCCACCTGCAGGCCCTGCGCGAAGCGATGGAGGCCGGCGTGGACGTGCGCGGATACTTCGTCTGGTCGCTGCTGGACAACTTCGAATGGTCCAAGGGCTACGCGCCGCGGTTCGGGCTCGTGCACGTCGACTACGAAACGCAACGCCGCACCCCCAAGGATTCCTTCTCCTGGTACCGGAAACTGGTCCGCCATGAGTGA
- a CDS encoding MFS transporter yields MSDTAAVVPDVFAEPVKRVRVGWMTLLFLANIALWLGIYAPIQVLLPQQAELLDAAHKETVFGIVTGIGAAVALVANPAIGLLSDRTCSRFGRRHPWTITGGAIGAAGLLVLAEAPNVVVMTIGWCLVQAGLNGMLATLMSGIADRVPVGQRAQVGGLVGIAQMLGTVLGAVVVVVMLDLAGLPLGYAACAAIVLAGAAAFVLRTPDARLPVEFRPSGRIREILADLWVSPRRHPDFAWAWACHFMINLGNAFGTLYLLFFLKDAVHYPDPDSGLLIMMGLYGVALVIGAVLAGHFSDKSGKRKPYVLGSAAIMALAALLLVIWQSWPVALVASPLLGVGFGVYMAVALAMLTQVLPAAQNRAKDLGVVNIANSLPQVVAPLLTTLILQWLGGYPGLFAASAVATLLAGVLVTRVRSVG; encoded by the coding sequence ATGAGTGACACCGCCGCTGTTGTCCCGGATGTCTTCGCCGAGCCGGTCAAACGTGTCCGCGTCGGGTGGATGACACTGCTGTTCCTCGCGAACATCGCGCTGTGGCTGGGCATTTACGCGCCGATCCAGGTTCTGCTGCCGCAACAGGCGGAACTGCTCGACGCCGCGCACAAGGAGACCGTCTTCGGCATCGTGACCGGCATCGGCGCGGCCGTCGCGCTCGTCGCGAACCCGGCGATCGGCCTGCTTTCGGACCGCACCTGCTCGCGGTTCGGCAGGCGGCATCCGTGGACGATCACGGGCGGCGCGATCGGCGCGGCCGGACTGCTGGTGCTGGCCGAGGCCCCGAACGTCGTCGTGATGACGATCGGCTGGTGCCTCGTGCAGGCCGGGCTCAACGGCATGCTCGCGACGCTGATGTCCGGCATCGCCGACCGCGTTCCGGTCGGGCAGCGCGCGCAGGTCGGCGGCCTCGTCGGCATCGCGCAGATGCTCGGCACCGTGCTCGGCGCGGTGGTGGTCGTGGTGATGCTCGACCTCGCCGGACTGCCGCTCGGCTACGCGGCCTGCGCGGCGATCGTCCTGGCCGGCGCGGCGGCGTTCGTGCTGCGCACGCCGGACGCGCGGCTGCCGGTGGAGTTCCGGCCGAGCGGCCGGATCCGCGAAATCCTCGCCGACCTGTGGGTTTCGCCGCGGCGGCATCCGGACTTCGCGTGGGCGTGGGCCTGCCATTTCATGATCAACCTCGGCAACGCGTTCGGCACGCTCTACCTGCTGTTCTTCCTCAAGGACGCGGTGCACTACCCGGATCCGGACAGCGGCCTGCTGATCATGATGGGCCTGTACGGCGTGGCTTTGGTGATCGGCGCGGTGCTGGCCGGGCACTTCTCGGACAAGTCCGGCAAACGCAAGCCGTACGTCCTCGGCTCGGCGGCGATCATGGCGCTGGCCGCGCTGCTGCTGGTGATCTGGCAGAGCTGGCCGGTGGCCCTGGTGGCGTCGCCGCTGCTGGGCGTCGGGTTCGGGGTCTACATGGCGGTCGCGCTGGCGATGCTGACGCAGGTGCTGCCCGCGGCGCAGAACCGGGCGAAGGACCTCGGCGTGGTCAACATCGCGAACTCGCTGCCGCAGGTGGTCGCGCCGCTGCTCACGACGCTGATCCTGCAGTGGCTCGGCGGGTACCCGGGGCTGTTCGCGGCGTCCGCGGTGGCGACGTTGCTGGCCGGGGTTCTGGTGACTCGGGTGCGATCGGTGGGTTAG
- a CDS encoding MerR family transcriptional regulator has translation MEKEDALSEALRLAIDPPGTVSVEALRELARDDDANEWDIATTAEHLGLNPHTLRYYERIGLVQVARDSAGHRVYDAAAVRRLVFLTRMRVSGMSISDLRRYIELVDSGADTVPERREMLLEHRDTLRAQIAQLQLSLAATEYKIATYQEGPLP, from the coding sequence ATGGAGAAGGAAGACGCGCTGAGCGAGGCGCTGCGGCTGGCGATCGACCCGCCGGGCACGGTGTCGGTCGAAGCGCTGCGGGAACTGGCCCGGGACGACGACGCGAACGAGTGGGACATCGCTACCACGGCGGAACACCTCGGGCTGAACCCGCACACGCTGCGGTACTACGAGCGGATCGGCCTGGTCCAGGTCGCCCGGGACAGCGCCGGGCACCGGGTCTACGACGCCGCGGCGGTGCGCCGGCTCGTGTTCCTGACGCGGATGCGTGTCTCGGGCATGTCGATCAGCGACCTGCGCCGGTACATCGAGCTGGTCGATTCCGGCGCGGACACCGTGCCCGAACGGCGCGAAATGCTCCTGGAGCACCGCGACACCCTGCGCGCGCAGATCGCCCAGCTGCAGCTTTCCCTCGCCGCCACCGAATACAAGATCGCCACTTACCAGGAAGGCCCCCTGCCGTGA
- a CDS encoding carboxymuconolactone decarboxylase family protein: MIQHDIDSPENLARRKHGLEVLSRIDGHQGEAVIDSLADINPAFGHHVAAFAFGDMYDRPGLDPRSRQLVTLGVLTALGGCEPQLKVHIGAALNVGLSREEITEALLHSAVYAGFPRALNATFAAREVFAARDAEETA; the protein is encoded by the coding sequence GTGATCCAGCACGACATCGACAGCCCGGAAAACCTCGCCCGCCGCAAGCACGGACTCGAGGTGCTGTCCCGCATCGACGGTCACCAGGGCGAAGCCGTCATCGATTCCCTCGCCGACATCAACCCCGCCTTCGGCCACCACGTGGCCGCGTTCGCCTTCGGCGACATGTACGACCGGCCCGGACTCGACCCGCGCAGCCGCCAGCTCGTCACCCTCGGCGTGCTGACCGCGCTCGGCGGCTGCGAACCGCAGCTGAAGGTGCACATCGGCGCGGCACTGAACGTCGGGCTCAGCCGCGAGGAAATCACCGAGGCGCTCCTGCACTCGGCGGTCTACGCCGGATTCCCGCGAGCGCTGAACGCCACCTTCGCCGCGCGCGAGGTGTTCGCCGCCCGCGACGCGGAGGAAACCGCCTGA